The Tripterygium wilfordii isolate XIE 37 chromosome 23, ASM1340144v1, whole genome shotgun sequence genomic sequence GATCGACACGGGTTATAGCTGATCATTTTCAACATTCCATCTATACTGTCAGTAAATGGTTCAAGCGAGTGTTAAGAGTTGTTTGTAAGTTAGGTACGCACATTATCAAGCAAACACATTGTACTAGTGTTCATGAACACATTCTCTATAATCCCAAATATCACCCATATTTTAAGGTAATTTATTTATGtaatctttttattatttatttatatgtttaCATATACCTTATTAATATTGTCATGTAGGATTGTATTAGAGCTATTGATGGTACACACATTTCTACATGGGTCTTAGCATCAAAACAAACGAATTTTTATGGGAAAAAAAGTACTTATTACTCAAAATGTGATGCTTGCTTGTGATTTTAATATGATGTTTACTTTTGTGTATGCTGGATGGGAAGGAACATCAAATGATTCAAGGGtattcattgatgctttgagtaGGAGTTCAAACAACTTTCCTAAACCACGTGGAGGtatatttttcttgttattaTATATTGCAATTATCATTAACTACCAtagattaattatgattttatttttactaGATCAATTTTATTTAGTTGACTCAGGGTACCCAAACATGCTAGGATATCTTGCCCCATATAGAGGTCAAAGATATCATTTACTTGACTATTGCGGACAAGGACGATCACGTGATAAGGATGAATTATTCAATTACAGACACTCTTCATGCTGCAACATCATCGAACATTGCATTAGAGTACTAAAGGCGAGATTTTCTATTTTGAAGTTAATGTCAAACTACCCTGTGAGGACACAAAGAAAAATTCCAACTGCATGTAGTGCACTTCACAATTTCATATGTCAAAAGCATGTTTTGGATAGATTGTTTACTCAATACTCATCGGAGATGATGGGAGTCGAGCAGGACGAAGCAGAGTTGAGCCAAAGTACAACGATTATAGACTTTGATGACACTCAAAATGCTCAAATGGGACTCGTTATAGATCAAATCGCAACGGAAATGTGGGCTGATTTTTTGAGCAATGCTTgttaatttgaattttagtaTACTGTAATGTAGTAAGAGTGAAGCAAACCTATTTGCTCAAGTCACTCAATCTCCAATTAAGAATGTACCGCATGTCGGATAAATTCACAATGTAATCTCAACTCAAGAATGTACTGCACGTTGGATAAATTCACAATATGACTACTTGTGCTTTCTTCATTTTGGGAAAGATACTGCACTTTTTTTTGCAAATAACTACATCAAAATATGGACATAGGAATACTAGAAATAAGAAATAGCTACTTCAAGAGAGACattttcttaagtaaaagatgttgattcatgataatattattggtaaatacataatatgattaattgaaaatagaaaatagtttCCAATATTTCAAACTAAACATGTTTTCTAttcttagaaaatagaaacagaaaatgaaaatagagaatagaaaatgaaaatagaaaatattttttaaaccaaacacactcttaatattttaatggtatacaaataaaattttttatactTGTTTCAAAACTCATAGTAATAATTTTTGCATTGCAATGACATCCAATTTCCAACGACGGTCCAAATTATGCACGAGCCGCCGCCTCCACTGGCATTTCTTCAcataaaatttttaataaaatgatTGAAATACCCTCCAAGCAATATGAAGGTACTAACTAATTCCTTCCGCGTTTAGGAAATAAAAGGGCAAATACATTTCCCTTAAGGCTCCGTTTGAAACTCCGTATAGAATAGTATAATTTTCCTattcaatgtataatttaatcctcgtataagttgatgtataatttaatcttatccggtgtttgaaaataatatgatattaggcttgtatagtataagatttgaGGTAATATGTCTGAATTACCCCtaattaaagtgagagtgagggtcttttttatcatttgacatgttatttcttatcCTAAacgctccgtataaaataaaaacgaggtggaggtattttaatattatacgaccGACATCATATAAGAAcaacttttgtataaagttatactatcccaaatattttaaaaatcatacaaACACCCGATAAATTTATTAAacgataattttatactatactaAGTTTTATCCGCTTATTTAAACGGAGCATAAGCCTGTAATGAGCTCATTACTTACGAACTCATTAGTAAGAAAAGTCAACTGTCTCTTACCTAGTCTTTATACCGAAACTGCCCCTGTGAATTTTTCCCTTCTATCATCCTTCTCTAACCCGCAATTCCCGTGTCTCCCTGTCCTTTGGTTTGTTGTGCCCGTGTTTTCTCATCTTTGTGGCTTCAGAACTGAAAGCGATTTCCTTCTCCCTGCTCTTTCACCATCGGAGATTCGATCGAGCATGGAGCGGATCGTCGGGGGAAAGTACAAGCTCGGTCGCAAGATCGGTAGTGGATCTTTTGGTGAAATTTATCTTGGTCAGTTTTCACCTCTAGATACAATTGTATATACACTTTCGTTGCTTTTATCTGGTGCTTACCGTTCTCCATGAATTTTGATCTTTTTGTTGGGCAGCTACTCATATCGATACGTTCGAGATTGTTGCTATTAAGATCGTAAGTTTCAGTTGATCTCTCGCAATTTTGTTTGCTGTATTTTGATTTTCTATCTCGCAtttcatttataatttattttggagGCGAGGGATGGTACTACTACTGATGTAATCATGATCGAATTGTGTCTCTTTGCTTGGTGAGGCACCAGCTCCAGCTTCTCCTTAGCTAAGAATATATCATACTTATTTGTCTGCTTATGTGCTCCACAGGAGAACAACAGAACAAAGCACCCGCAGCTGCTTTATGAAGCCAAGTTGTACAATATTCTTCAGGGAGGAAGTTTGTACTCTGTCTTACCCCTATTTTCATTATATTCATAGCATATgacagtggtagagttgcaaacATGCAACATAGAGGTCACACATTCAATTTCTGGAAACAAcctttccacatattatgtggggtaaggtcttcGTACATTCTGCCCGTCACTGACCCCGCCCACTGTGGTGGTCTTGTGTACGGGAGTTGTTCACCGTTTACCATTCTCCTGTTAGGGTGGGAGTcattgtggtggtggtggtagtaaTTTGATTTTAGGATAAATGATCAAATGTAcacattttgaatttaataggCGGTATTCCTAGCATAAAATGGTCTGGAGTCGATGGGGAGGACAATGTGCTCGTGATTGATTTGCTGGGACCAAGTCTTGAGGATCTGTTTGTGTATTGTGGGAGGAAGTTTTCACTTAAATCAGTGCTTATGCTAGCTGATCAAATGGTAAGTTTTTTCCTCTTAATTGTTATTGATTCTCTTACAGCTGAAGCTCATGCGAACGTTATGCCATACAATTAATTTTGAatgcatttatattttttgaatcATTTTTTCATAAGGATCATTGCATGGAAGTCATTGAGTTTTCGGCCTCAGTATCTGTTGGAGATTTTGGGTTCTTGTGTGCGTCCTTCTCTTACTATCTCTTTTACCCTTTACTGTCAGTTTCTTGCAAGCTGGTTGAGTATATTGCCattgtctttttgtttttgttcataATACTTATCAGAAAATTCTAGTGTTCAAGTTCCTGGTAGTTTGGCTGGTTAGTTGGAGGGAAATCGTCTGTGGATATATTTCATATTACAGCTATGAGCTTCTGTTTTAGTTCTTTTTCTTGTACGACAGGTCAATTATGATGGCATGTGATTGTCATTGCTTAAGGGAGTATAACTAGTATAAGCAGTTGATCACTtggttctttttctctctcagaTTACGAGAATAGAATATGTTCACTCAAAAGGATTTTTGCATAGAGACATAAAACCTGATAACTTCCTCATGGGTCTTGGCCGGAAAGCAAACCAGGTAGGAATTTCGCAGTTTTCTCTCATTGTCTGCTGACTTTAATCTTTTTGCTATTTTAATTGGATATTTTTCTAAATTGTTTTCCGTTTCTTCTTGGCTTATCAGGTCTATATAATTGATTTCGGCCTTGCAAAAAGATATCGGGACGCCACAACAAATCGCCACATCCCTTATAGGTTCTTTTcatcttcaattttattttccttttatttcatTTACTGTGATAGTGTCATGTTTACTGAAATGGAGTATTCAGTTTGTGCTTGTTTACTTGATTAACATTTTAAGTAAGCCAATGAAATGTAAAACTGGAAAAAAAGTTTGTGCAACTAGTTTGATGTCATCTGAGCATCCCCAAGTGTGAAGTGCCTTCTCTTGTTGCTTGAAGGTGAAGGAAAAATGAATCAGAGGAGACTTTTTGCTGAGCAATTTTAATCTTATGCAACTAATTACTTTCTGGCACAGGGAGAACAAAAACTTGACAGGGACTGCGCGTTATGCAAGTTGCAATACTCATCTTGGGATTGGTAATCAAGCCAACATTATGTTTATActattttttcatcttttatGCTCATCATAGTTCATGCAGACTCACATATAAATTTCCTCTCCATAACAGAAAGCTCTTATCCATCTTCCTTTGTTCATTTCTTACAGAACAAAGTCGTCGAGATGATTTAGAATCACTTGGCTATGTCCTCCTGTACTTTCTGAGAGGGAGGTGAGATTTCTCTATCTGTGAGAATGATGAGTACCAGAGTTACAGTTTTGGATTATTTTGTCCCCTTAAGTTTGTTTcacttaataataataataacaacaacaaaaaaatttactagTATTACTAATATGATTTGTCTCAAactgatctttttttttaaaattttctgcgTGGATAAAGCCTTCCATGGCAGGGTTTAAAAGCTGCCACAAAGAAGCAAAAGTATGACAAGATATGTGAAAAAAAGTTATCAACTCCTATTGAGGTTTGCATATATAAGTTGTTGAAAGTTCTTTATTGGATTTAAATTACAATAAGACCCACATGGTAATTCGTAATTGTTCTGAAGGTGCTGTGCAAGTCTCATCCTGTGGAGTTTGCGTCGTACTTCCATTACTGCCATTCATTGACTTTTGATCAGCGGCCTGATTATGGATTCTTGAAGCGCTTATTTCGTGATTTGTTTGCTCGTGAAGGTATTGGTGGACAAATGCTAGCTATCACGTATTTGATTGCTTTACAAGGCTATGGCTGTTCAATTCCATTGGTTATATAACCAAAAGTCTAAGCATGAAAACAATTGGATTCTCTTATGTAGTTTCTCAGTCAGATTTTTCCCTTGCTTCGATAAAGATTAACATTATGCTACTACTACTACCTATTCTGTATTTTTAAGGGCTTATGGACCATAGGGTGTCATGAAAACTGTAgaaccactctctctctctctctctctctctctctctctccttctcctaTTCTCTTctctcaaatttattttttggccATGGTCTATTTGTGTGCTCTATTTTTGGGTTTAGGAGTTGAGTAATGGGATTAGCAAGAGCTTCGTGGGGTTTCCCgctcttttttattatttagtttttcGATAGGGCAGGGTGGAAATGGTGTTGGGGATGTGTGGAAGAGAGATGGCATCTTAAGTTGGATAAAACTTGGAAGGGGTGGCTATAGGAGCTAAGTGATAGGACTACATGTGATGCATGTATGATAAGTTTTGTATGTGTGCTATATAATTATTCCTCTTCTGTGTAGGGATATTTATTAATTGATATGTTCATGTAATCCTAATGTATGGAATATGTAATCTATTTACACAAATACACAGAGTAGATGCTTGTATTCCTTGTGTCCAAGCCAAAATGGTTTTCGTGATAGGCATGTTGCTTTTTACTGAATTACGATTAACAGCGGATGGATCCTCCTTTTCAAAATGTCATCTACGATCTTTTATGTCATGTGAATATCAATTTGCGGTGCTCTTTACATGGCAGGATATGAATTTGACTACATCTTTGATTGGACTATCATAAAGTACCAGCAATCCCAAAGGAGTAAAACTCAGTCTCGATTATCTGTTAGTATCTCTGCTGCCTtctacattttcttttcttggttttcctAATATTATTGTACTCATTGGTTGATGTTGTGGTATTGTTGCCAACCATTAACC encodes the following:
- the LOC119992877 gene encoding casein kinase 1-like protein 3 isoform X1 — encoded protein: MERIVGGKYKLGRKIGSGSFGEIYLATHIDTFEIVAIKIENNRTKHPQLLYEAKLYNILQGGSGIPSIKWSGVDGEDNVLVIDLLGPSLEDLFVYCGRKFSLKSVLMLADQMITRIEYVHSKGFLHRDIKPDNFLMGLGRKANQVYIIDFGLAKRYRDATTNRHIPYRENKNLTGTARYASCNTHLGIEQSRRDDLESLGYVLLYFLRGSLPWQGLKAATKKQKYDKICEKKLSTPIEVLCKSHPVEFASYFHYCHSLTFDQRPDYGFLKRLFRDLFAREGYEFDYIFDWTIIKYQQSQRSKTQSRLSPVPGASSSHAAPVVMDNHQGANAPYSTEGTERIRPGIATGSGVRMHFKSATGKHDSVAVDKNILNDARVPSTSFSLPGPSKRNVTKPMFPTDAPNLVHGDGNRVGPSSSWISSLQRVHSAK
- the LOC119992877 gene encoding casein kinase 1-like protein 3 isoform X7; protein product: MERIVGGKYKLGRKIGSGSFGEIYLATHIDTFEIVAIKIENNRTKHPQLLYEAKLYNILQGGSGIPSIKWSGVDGEDNVLVIDLLGPSLEDLFVYCGRKFSLKSVLMLADQMITRIEYVHSKGFLHRDIKPDNFLMGLGRKANQVYIIDFGLAKRYRDATTNRHIPYRENKNLTGTARYASCNTHLGIEQSRRDDLESLGYVLLYFLRGSLPWQGLKAATKKQKYDKICEKKLSTPIEVLCKSHPVEFASYFHYCHSLTFDQRPDYGFLKRLFRDLFAREGYEFDYIFDWTIIKYQQSQRSKTQSRLSPVPGASSSHAAPVVMDNHQGL
- the LOC119992877 gene encoding casein kinase 1-like protein 3 isoform X3, with the protein product MERIVGGKYKLGRKIGSGSFGEIYLATHIDTFEIVAIKIENNRTKHPQLLYEAKLYNILQGGSGIPSIKWSGVDGEDNVLVIDLLGPSLEDLFVYCGRKFSLKSVLMLADQMITRIEYVHSKGFLHRDIKPDNFLMGLGRKANQVYIIDFGLAKRYRDATTNRHIPYRENKNLTGTARYASCNTHLGIEQSRRDDLESLGYVLLYFLRGSLPWQGLKAATKKQKYDKICEKKLSTPIEVLCKSHPVEFASYFHYCHSLTFDQRPDYGFLKRLFRDLFAREGYEFDYIFDWTIIKYQQSQRSKTQSRLSPVPGASSSHAAPVVMDNHQGANAPYSTEGTERIRPGIATGSGVRMHFKSATGKHDSVAVDKNCRF
- the LOC119992877 gene encoding casein kinase 1-like protein 3 isoform X5; this translates as MERIVGGKYKLGRKIGSGSFGEIYLATHIDTFEIVAIKIENNRTKHPQLLYEAKLYNILQGGSGIPSIKWSGVDGEDNVLVIDLLGPSLEDLFVYCGRKFSLKSVLMLADQMITRIEYVHSKGFLHRDIKPDNFLMGLGRKANQVYIIDFGLAKRYRDATTNRHIPYRENKNLTGTARYASCNTHLGIEQSRRDDLESLGYVLLYFLRGSLPWQGLKAATKKQKYDKICEKKLSTPIEVLCKSHPVEFASYFHYCHSLTFDQRPDYGFLKRLFRDLFAREGYEFDYIFDWTIIKYQQSQRSKTQSRLSPVPGASSSHAAPVVMDNHQGSVNGRYIPQTTHCGEAVASGFMQP
- the LOC119992877 gene encoding casein kinase 1-like protein 3 isoform X4, with protein sequence MERIVGGKYKLGRKIGSGSFGEIYLATHIDTFEIVAIKIENNRTKHPQLLYEAKLYNILQGGSGIPSIKWSGVDGEDNVLVIDLLGPSLEDLFVYCGRKFSLKSVLMLADQMITRIEYVHSKGFLHRDIKPDNFLMGLGRKANQVYIIDFGLAKRYRDATTNRHIPYRENKNLTGTARYASCNTHLGIEQSRRDDLESLGYVLLYFLRGSLPWQGLKAATKKQKYDKICEKKLSTPIEVLCKSHPVEFASYFHYCHSLTFDQRPDYGFLKRLFRDLFAREGYEFDYIFDWTIIKYQQSQRSKTQSRLSPVPGASSSHAAPVVMDNHQGANAPYSTEGTERIRPGSSFHSGIV
- the LOC119992877 gene encoding casein kinase 1-like protein 3 isoform X6 — translated: MERIVGGKYKLGRKIGSGSFGEIYLATHIDTFEIVAIKIENNRTKHPQLLYEAKLYNILQGGSGIPSIKWSGVDGEDNVLVIDLLGPSLEDLFVYCGRKFSLKSVLMLADQMITRIEYVHSKGFLHRDIKPDNFLMGLGRKANQVYIIDFGLAKRYRDATTNRHIPYRENKNLTGTARYASCNTHLGIEQSRRDDLESLGYVLLYFLRGSLPWQGLKAATKKQKYDKICEKKLSTPIEVLCKSHPVEFASYFHYCHSLTFDQRPDYGFLKRLFRDLFAREGYEFDYIFDWTIIKYQQSQRSKTQSRLSPVPGASSSHAAPVVMDNHQGANAPYSTEGTERIRPDSE
- the LOC119992877 gene encoding casein kinase 1-like protein 3 isoform X2 yields the protein MERIVGGKYKLGRKIGSGSFGEIYLATHIDTFEIVAIKIENNRTKHPQLLYEAKLYNILQGGSGIPSIKWSGVDGEDNVLVIDLLGPSLEDLFVYCGRKFSLKSVLMLADQMITRIEYVHSKGFLHRDIKPDNFLMGLGRKANQVYIIDFGLAKRYRDATTNRHIPYRENKNLTGTARYASCNTHLGIEQSRRDDLESLGYVLLYFLRGSLPWQGLKAATKKQKYDKICEKKLSTPIEVLCKSHPVEFASYFHYCHSLTFDQRPDYGFLKRLFRDLFAREGYEFDYIFDWTIIKYQQSQRSKTQSRLSPVPGASSSHAAPVVMDNHQGANAPYSTEGTERIRPGIATGSGVRMHFKSATGKHDSVAVDKNDPLFIPALSEGWIMTDSVHLSFED